In the Parasteatoda tepidariorum isolate YZ-2023 chromosome 3, CAS_Ptep_4.0, whole genome shotgun sequence genome, one interval contains:
- the LOC122270051 gene encoding zinc finger MYM-type protein 1-like yields MSKRSYPSGSEKRKKALHQKEVIEKLPKLTSYFTTTTGETSVSSNQLINVPHDDSAQLQIAGISKPSCSNFEKEIESESDYSYDESATTSVTSLKPTTPTVSIEQQFSNTEELISHDPADYFHEKFVEINREILIRKGPVYFQNKDSDFSEASRTYKDGNKLVTRYFNKALFIRKLKNNESVERKWLLYSPSKCSVFCFSCCLFNPTDVNLCSRNGCNDWKHINHIILTHENSPAHKQSMMTYLARSKAVGRVDIDLLSQHQKEVDYWRNVLKRIVAVVKFLASRGLPFRGDNEILGSPNNGNYLGCVELLSEFDPFLADHLKKFGNPGKGNISYLSANICNEFIEVMGKQVLKKIINEVKSAKYFSISVDSTPDLSHIDQLTFIIRYVKDCVPVERFLKFIPIKEHKSKYLAETILNFLEIHDIPIKDCRGQSYDNASNMSGKYSGLQTRIKEKCEFATFIPCAGHSLNLVGVHAAGCVPEASQFFEIVQKVYNFFSGSTHRWNMLTEHLGSKKVVKSLSQTRWSARADAVSALHGGYKRILEALITIANDTEQARETRDEALSLSRKMGNLEFIILTEIWSTILERIDKTSNYLQKETITLDVATNLLTSLYDFITNLRDKFDNFESSAKENNPESDYKDLSQRTRRRSSRQSFFDGSAPSVQLNGKERFNVETFLPIIDTLSVHLKQRQSSYEIVSQRFSLFFHLKTLNSEEIRQGCKEFSQIYHEDVNEKELEIECQHLKEYLINVQSENEASNSVQEVYNLLKQNKIEDTFPNVEIALRIFLSMMVTNCSGERSFSKLKRIKNELRSTMLQERLNSLSLMSIECDILNTIDFEEVINDFAHLKSRRVPLQST; encoded by the coding sequence atgtcgAAACGGTCATATCCTAGTGGatctgaaaaaaggaaaaaagctcTACATCAGAAAGAAGTAATTGAAAAGTTACCAAAATTAACATCATATTTTACTACTACTACTGGAGAAACTTCTGTAAGTAGCAATCAACTCATAAATGTTCCACATGATGACTCAGCTCAATTACAAATTGCGGGAATTTCTAAACCTTCATGttccaattttgaaaaagagattGAATCAGAAAGCGACTATTCCTACGACGAAAGTGCAACGACTTCAGTGACTTCACTAAAACCGACAACTCCAACTGTGTCAATTGAACAGCAGTTTTCCAACACAGAAGAATTAATATCGCACGATCCCGCCGATTATTTTCACGAAaagtttgttgaaataaatCGCGAAATTTTAATTCGTAAGGGACcagtatattttcaaaataaagattctgACTTTTCCGAGGCATCCAGAACATACAAAGATGGTAATAAATTAGTAACGAGATATTTCAACAAAGCATTATTTATTCGCAAATTAAAGAACAATGAAAGCGTCGAAAGAAAATGGTTGCTGTATTCGCCTTCCAAATGctctgtattttgtttttcatgctGCTTATTTAACCCAACTGATGTTAATCTTTGCTCTCGGAATGGATGTAATGATTGGAAGCATATTAATCACATAATTTTAACACATGAAAATAGCCCAGCGCATAAGCAATCTATGATGACTTATCTGGCACGAAGTAAAGCGGTTGGTAGAGTAGATATAGACTTATTATCTCAACATCAAAAGGAAGTGGATTACTGGAGAAACGTACTTAAACGGATTGTAgctgttgtaaaatttttggcaTCGAGAGGGCTTCCATTTCGCGGCGACAATGAAATCCTAGGATCTCCAAACAATGGAAATTATTTGGGTTGTGTGGAATTATTGAGTGAATTTGATCCATTTCTTGcagatcacttaaaaaaatttgggaatCCTGGAAAGGGtaacatttcttatttatcaGCAAATATCTGTAATGAGTTTATTGAAGTAATGGGAAAACaggttctaaaaaaaattataaatgaagttaaatcagcaaaatatttttccataagcGTTGACAGTACGCCCGATCTGTCTCATATTGACCAGCTAACTTTCATCATTCGATACGTAAAAGACTGTGTTCCTGTTGaaaggtttttgaaatttatacctATTAAAGAACATAAATCTAAGTATTTAGCGGAGaccatcttaaattttttagagataCATGATATTCCCATAAAAGATTGCAGAGGACAAAGCTACGACAATGCTTCAAATATGTCGGGAAAGTATAGTGGTCTACAAACAAGAATCAAGGAAAAATGTGAATTTGCCACCTTTATACCATGTGCAGGACATTCACTAAACTTGGTAGGTGTCCATGCTGCTGGGTGTGTACCGGAGGCATCacagttttttgaaatagttcAGAAAGTGTACAACTTTTTTTCGGGCTCTACCCACAGATGGAATATGTTAACAGAACATTTAGGttcaaaaaaagttgttaagagTCTTTCACAAACCAGATGGTCAGCCCGAGCTGATGCAGTAAGTGCTTTGCATGGgggttataaaagaatattagaaGCTTTAATCACCATCGCAAACGATACTGAACAGGCACGAGAAACAAGAGACGAAGCCCTTAGTCTGTCTAGAAAAATGGGAAATCTAGAATTTATTATACTGACGGAAATCTGGAGCACTATATTGGAAAGAATAGACAAAACAAGTAATTATCTTCAGAAAGAAACAATAACACTGGACGTTGCAACCAAtttgttgacttcactttatgattttattactaACCTCAGGGATAAATTTGATAACTTCGAATCATCTGCCAAAGAAAATAACCCAGAATCTGACTACAAGGATCTATCTCAAAGAACAAGACGTAGAAGCTCACGGCAGAGTTTTTTTGATGGCTCTGCGCCATCAGTCCAATTGAATGGAAAAGAGCGATTCAACGTAGAAACCTTTCTCCCAATAATCGATACCTTGAGTGTTCATCTAAAACAGCGACAAAGTTCATATGAGATCGTCAGTCAacgttttagtttattttttcacttaaaaactcTGAATTCCGAAGAGATACGACAAGGATGCAAAGAATTTTCTCAAATCTATCACGAAGATGTAAATGAAAAAGAGTTAGAAATAGAATgtcaacatttaaaagaatacttaataaatgttCAGAGTGAAAATGAAGCATCTAACAGTGTACAGGAAGTATATAATCtattaaagcaaaacaaaattgaagACACATTTCCTAACGTAGAAATtgcattgagaatatttttaagcatgatGGTAACTAACTGCAGCGGAGAACGCTCCTTCTCCAAAttgaaacgaataaaaaatgaattaagaagTACAATGCTTCAAGAGAGATTAAATAGTTTGTCGCTGATGTCCATAGAATGTGATATTCTCAATACCATAGATTTTGAAGAAGTGATTAACGATTTTGCTCATCTTAAATCTAGAAGGGTACCTTTGCAATCAACATAG